In a single window of the Penaeus monodon isolate SGIC_2016 chromosome 3, NSTDA_Pmon_1, whole genome shotgun sequence genome:
- the LOC119586623 gene encoding LOW QUALITY PROTEIN: titin-like (The sequence of the model RefSeq protein was modified relative to this genomic sequence to represent the inferred CDS: deleted 3 bases in 3 codons): MLVSVFSVVTLAAATVVAAPQKGYDYQQESAPSLGEPLRAVEATLQEQVVLPDSSNLVDDEDHHHHAHHDHVGLDWLRDSVPGEPGVDYPIFGQVPKTSFRCRGRQQGYYADIETRCQVFHICNVRGGQAFLCPNGTIFDQQHFTCKWWFTVNCEDSEGFFDLNNNIGSAAETRETQVVREDFGQKTEQPQETQQVQQIEQVQQVQEGQTVQETQKEEHPILLPDQIPTLDEGIHQVIQPVPQESGTVPVQQPQEVLISQIPQEENIIHNVPEISTGTIAAEIEDSTVRQVINQLLTDQKDTQNTPSTSQEAQNGLDAALEKPTACGQGSADCVAKPSEGVSPLYDVPTLNTGESVSVHNLPEEPHATGSLAEEENEGLIVPGISQVGIDNKATVQEHQARDNEVKNEVASPELSAAPRYDDTPETVFHISQVGTSVQEEKLHPTQENQLQENDDQLIAQGLFPVQTEEQQAPTQGEQVLDEEQGKEQIFTQEQLPSLHEDSDQVKIQFPVQTEEQDTTQSVTTEGERPIQLEEQGENQLSIQEEEQLLSQEGEYHAKVQKYVPLQDEFLASTVEARTGNEQIYPLQLRIRIPMQPEEGSLQGEDQFAVNDGGNAIQEEEPTTPTVPLLDEEQFVANFEEQFPTLEEEEASHVQLHAGEQIPVYNEEHIPAYGHEQTFTHTEEFPSIREELFPVHAIEVLPVNDGDEHFSVTTVFPEQLDDEPTGFPVLGEGLPVQEEEIHGYGTETSGFLHIPPTKVPSTFIIEIPSEVFEAPAEAAAQGTFGVAQTDLPLGYVGEQEISNQSEVVQKEYTEDYFTQEGVTSLYGLQEKDETTASPVDLEHDQIPEAVQPLCNSISCRNKEQDYSYGIAVGEFSPQTPPFIQDLSVENPQFDNTQDSTGHVEETDYSSESSEEVYGDSDIQTTTVAPEDTEQNEVFQIDIRHESPVEGDFQQPEVSIIHPQIPQLYEAPEIASVTEEAVTAFETGTEIVTEVPEHDDQLKLQEGTLEIDSSLYGTLIIPDVHPEVLSSINGPVDPVVSLIQRGENDRRQNASNNITQGVATSHQGPAEEATHPSFLQDEYTTILPDITPTPYDEEDVTSIPTEEDTTFLPVAKDNNNETTPFPADVDETTTFQTGLHDITTNTFSQEDEARIPLLAQGEHDTQGLVAPNVHVNTIEFNKDQGTGYSHTNYHQESQMPEITYYETSQDQATDSFPQTPQEPVTYEQTPQEPVTFEQEIQGNQGPVTFEEGSVTFEQGPQEPVTFEQGPQEPVTFEQGPQEPIGFDQVPQGPVTYEQTPQEPVTFEQEIQGNQGPVTFEEGSVTFEQGPQEPIGFDQVPQGPVTFEEVLQDSVTSEQEPQETPTFEQGPQEPITSEQEPQGSVTFEQEPVTFDQVPREPATYDQVTEEPVTFDQEPQEPVTHDQVPQEPVTFDQVPQEPVTHDQEPQEPVTYDQVPQEPVTFDQEPQEPVTYDQVPQEPVTFDQEPQEPVTYDQVPQEPVTFNQVTQEPVTHDQVPQEPVTYDQVPQEPVISEQVPEEPVIFNQVPQEPVTYDHVPRTVTYNKGTTGTSYLDQVPQEQSFLKGHRKLHHENQCIEKYLSAIPSSTFADTAQGPFHSADYRPRHSRSQTFSRLPGLPRSPRPLPSSSRLKMFLKLFQ, encoded by the exons ATGTTGGTGTCAGTGTTCAGTGTGG TGACGCTGGCGGCGGCGACGGTGGTGGCGGCTCCGCAGAAGGGCTACGACTACCAACAGGAAAGCGCCCCTTCCCTCGGCGAACCTTTGAGGGCTGTGGAAGCCACCCTTCAGGAACAAGTGGTTCTACCG GACTCATCGAACCTTGTGGATGACGAAGACCATCACCACCATGCTCACCACGACCACGTGGGACTAGACTGGCTACGCGACTCGGTGCCCGGGGAGCCCGGCGTTGATTACCCAATCTTCGGACAAGTCCCGAAGACTTCCTTCCGTTGCCGTGGCCGGCAGCAAG GTTACTATGCTGACATTGAAACCAGGTGTCAGGTATTCCACATCTGTAACGTTCGAGGCGGCCAAGCCTTCCTCTGTCCCAACGGCACCATTTTCGACCAGCAACACTTTACTTGCAAGTGGTGGTTTACCGTCAACTGCGAAGACTCTGAGGGATTCTTTGACCTGAACAACAACATCGGCTCTGCTGCTGAGACACGGGAAACACAGGTTGTTAGAGAAGATTTTGGCCAAAAGACGGAGCAACCCCAGGAAACTCAACAGGTCCAACAGATTGAACAAGTCCAGCAGGTTCAGGAAGGCCAGACCGTCCAAGAAACCCAAAAGGAAGAACATCCAATTCTTCTGCCAGATCAGATCCCTACTCTTGATGAAGGTATTCACCAAGTTATCCAGCCAGTTCCCCAGGAATCCGGCACAGTTCCCGTACAGCAACCCCAAGAAGTTCTTATTAGCCAAATTCCTCAAGAAGAAAATATCATCCATAATGTCCCAGAAATTTCCACAGGGACCATTGCTGCTGAGATTGAAGACTCGACAGTTCGGCAAGTTATCAACCAGTTGCTAACTGATCAAAAGGACACACAGAATACACCCAGCACTTCACAGGAAGCACAAAATGGACTCGATGCCGCCCTTGAGAAACCAACAGCATGTGGCCAGGGATCAGCAGACTGTGTAGCCAAGCCGAGTGAGGGAGTGTCTCCACTATATGACGTTCCCACTCTTAACACAGGAGAGTCTGTCTCTGTGCACAATCTACCTGAAGAACCTCATGCTACTGGAAGTCTCgccgaagaagaaaatgaaggtctTATCGTCCCTGGCATATCACAAGTCGGTATTGATAACAAGGCCACTGTACAAGAGCACCAAGCAAGGGACAATGAAGTTAAAAATGAAGTCGCATCCCCAGAACTCTCAGCAGCCCCAAGGTATGATGACACACCCGAGACTGTCTTCCATATTTCTCAGGTAGGAACTTCTGTCCAAGAAGAAAAATTGCATCCCACACAAGAGAACCAACTACAAGAAAATGATGATCAGTTGATTGCCCAGGGACTGTTCCCTGTTCAGACTGAAGAACAGCAGGCTCCCACCCAGGGAGAGCAGGTCCTTGATGAAGAACAAGGCAAAGAACAGATTTTCACTCAAGAACAGCTCCCTAGTTTACACGAAGACTCAGATCAGGTAAAAATACAATTCCCAGTTCAAACAGAAGAGCAGGACACCACTCAGAGTGTTACTACTGAAGGAGAAAGGCCTATCCAACTTGAAGAGCAAGGGGAAAATCAACTCTCCATTCAAGAGGAAGAACAGCTTCTTAGCCAGGAAGGCGAGTACCATGCAAAAGTACAAAAGTATGTCCCTCTCCAGGACGAATTCCTTGCCTCAACTGTAGAAGCTCGAACAGGTAATGAACAAATCTACCCTCTTCAGTTGCGAATTCGTATCCCCATGCAACCCGAGGAAGGTTCTCTTCAAGGTGAAGATCAA TTTGCTGTTAACGATGGAGGAAATGCGATCCAAGAGGAAGAACCCACTACCCCAACTGTTCCTCTTCTGGATGAGGAACAATTTGTGGCAAATTTCGAAGAACAATTTCCTACCCTAGAAGAAGAGGAGGCTTCCCATGTACAGTTGCATGCTGGAGAACAGATCCCTGTTTACAATGAAGAACACATCCCTGCTTATGGCCATGAACAGACCTTCACTCACACTGAAGAATTTCCCTCCATAAGAGAAGAACTTTTCCCTGTCCACGCAATTGAAGTTCTCCCAGTTAACGATGGAGATGAACATTTCTCTGTAACCACTGTTTTCCCTGAACAACTAGATGATGAGCCTACAGGCTTCCCTGTTCTAGGTGAGGGCTTGCCTGTACAAGAAGAGGAAATTCATGGCTATGGAACTGAGACTTCAGGTTTCCTGCATATTCCCCCAACGAAAGTTCCATCAACATTCATTATTGAAATACCATCAGAAGTCTTTGAAGCTCCTGCTGAAGCAGCAGCCCAAGGTACGTTTGGTGTGGCTCAGACAGATCTACCTCTAGGTTATGTGGGAGAACAAGAAATTTCAAATCAGTCTGAAGTCGTACAAAAGGAATACACAGAAGATTATTTCACTCAAGAAGGTGTGACTTCGCTCTATGGTCTGCAAGAAAAAGATGAGACGACTGCTTCTCCAGTTGATTTGGAACATGACCAGATCCCTGAGGCTGTCCAGCCTTTGTGCAACAGCATTTCATGTCGAAACAAAGAGCAGGATTACAGTTATGGAATTGCTGTAGGTGAATTCTCCCCACAAACTCCTCCCTTTATTCAGGATCTAAGTGTTGAAAATCCACAGTTTGATAACACGCAGGATTCTACAGGCCATGTTGAAGAGACAGATTATTCCAGTGAATCATCAGAAGAGGTATATGGAGACAGTGATATCCAGACAACGACAGTGGCACCAGAAGACACTGAACAGAACGAGGTTTTCCAGATCGACATCCGCCATGAAAGTCCTGTGGAAGGAGACTTCCAGCAACCAGAAGTGAGTATTATCCACCCTCAGATTCCACAGCTCTATGAAGCTCCTGAGATAGCCAGTGTGACAGAGGAAGCTGTGACTGCATTCGAGACTGGCACAGAGATAGTGACTGAAGTGCCAGAGCATGATGATCAGCTAAAACTGCAGGAAGGTACCCTGGAGATCGATTCCTCACTGTATGGAACGCTCATCATTCCTGATGTACACCCTGAGGTCTTGAGCAGCATTAATGGCCCTGTAGATCCTGTGGTGTCTTTGAttcagagaggagagaatgatcgTCGCCAAAACGCAAGCAATAATATTACCCAAGGAGTAGCA ACTTCACACCAAGGACCTGCTGAAGAAGCCacacat ccttccttccttcaggaTGAATACACTACTATCCTTCCTGACATTACTCCCACTCCTTATGATGAGGAAGATGTCACCTCCATTCCCACCGAGGAAGATACTACATTCCTCCCAGTAGCAAAAGACAATAACAACGAAACGACACCCTTCCcagctgatgtagatgaaactacAACCTTCCAAACTGGCCTCCATGACATCACAACCAACACTTTCAGTCAAGAAGATGAGGCAAGAATTCCACTCTTAGCTCAAGGGGAGCATGACACACAAGGTCTTGTTGCTCCCAATGTGCACGTGAACACGATTGAATTCAACAAAGATCAAGGCACTGGCTATTCACACACAAATTATCACCAAGAGTCACAGATGCCTGAAATTACTTACTATGAGACATCTCAAGACCAAGCCACGGATTCATTCCCACAGACACCACAGGAACCAGTTACTTACGAGCAGACACCACAAGAACCAGTAACATTTGAACAAGAAATACAAGGAAACCAGGGACCAGTCACGTTTGAAGAAGGCTCAGTTACTTTCGAACAGGGTCCACAGGAACCAGTCACTTTTGAACAGGGACCACAAGAACCAGTCACTTTTGAACAGGGACCACAAGAACCTATCGGTTTTGACCAAGTACCGCAGGGACCAGTTACTTACGAGCAGACACCACAAGAACCAGTAACATTTGAACAAGAAATACAAGGAAACCAGGGACCAGTCACGTTTGAAGAAGGCTCAGTTACTTTTGAACAGGGACCACAAGAACCTATCGGTTTTGACCAAGTACCGCAGGGACCAGTGACTTTTGAAGAGGTTCTGCAAGACTCAGTTACTTCTGAACAGGAACCACAGGAAACCCCCACTTTTGAACAGGGCCCACAAGAACCAATCACTTCTGAACAGGAACCACAGGGATCAGTAACTTTTGAACAGGAGCCAGTCACTTTTGACCAAGTACCACGGGAGCCTGCCACTTATGACCAGGTAACAGAGGAACCAGTCACTTTTGACCAAGAACCACAGGAACCTGTCACTCATGACCAAGTACCACAGGAACCAGTCACTTTTGACCAAGTACCACAGGAACCTGTCACTCATGACCAAGAACCACAGGAACCTGTCACGTATGACCAAGTGCCACAAGAACCAGTCACTTTTGACCAAGAACCACAGGAACCTGTCACGTATGACCAAGTACCACAGGAACCAGTCACTTTTGACCAAGAACCACAGGAACCTGTCACATATGACCAAGTACCACAGGAACCAGTCACTTTTAACCAAGTAACACAGGAACCTGTCACTCATGACCAAGTACCACAGGAACCAGTCACATATGACCAAGTACCACAGGAGCCAGTCATTTCTGAACAGGTACCAGAGGAGCCAGTCATTTTTAACCAAGTACCACAGGAACCAGTCACTTACGATCATGTACCAAGGACAGTCACCTATAACAAAGGTACCACAGGAACCAGTTACCTTGATCAGGTACCACAGGAGCAGTCATTTCTGAAAGGCCACAGGAAACT GCACCACGAGAACCAGTGCATTGAGAAATACCTGAGTGCCATACCATCAAGCACATTCGCCGACACTGCACAGGGACCATTTCATTCAGCAGACTACCGACCACGACATTCCAGATCACAGACATTCAGCAGACTTCCAGGACTTCCCCGCTCTCCTCGGCCTCTACCTTCCTCCTCACGCCTAAAAATGTTCCTAAAGTTGTTTCAGTAA